One stretch of Tenacibaculum sp. MAR_2010_89 DNA includes these proteins:
- the cbiD gene encoding cobalt-precorrin-5B (C(1))-methyltransferase CbiD: MGLRKVPKGPLREGFTTGTSATAAAKSGLMAIIHQKKINTVSVHLPIDKVLEIPIHHCEFTENTAKCSVIKDAGDDPDVTNGAEIGCILKLTQEKEIQFIAGEGVGTVTLKGLELAIGEPAINPVPRKMITSAIQKLLHDYDLECGVSVTVYVTDGKKLAKRTLNERVGIMNGLSILGTSGIVKPYSSSSYIASIEQGIDVAIANNISELVINSGARSEKYLSNKFNHLPEYAFIHYGNWIGETLTKINKSPIKKVSIGIMLGKAVKLAGGVTDTHSCVSSWNKDFVVDLALQVGFYEADKIKELNMAGRLIELFDFEQNSPFFQLLLEHCYQHTHIKIKQVELSIYLIHKNGTLIKHIKK, from the coding sequence ATGGGATTAAGAAAAGTACCTAAAGGTCCCTTAAGAGAAGGTTTTACAACCGGAACTTCTGCAACTGCAGCTGCTAAATCAGGATTGATGGCTATTATTCATCAAAAAAAGATTAATACAGTTAGTGTTCATTTACCTATTGATAAAGTTCTTGAAATACCAATTCATCATTGTGAGTTTACTGAAAACACCGCTAAATGTTCAGTTATTAAAGACGCTGGTGACGATCCTGATGTAACAAATGGAGCCGAAATTGGATGTATTTTAAAGTTAACGCAAGAAAAAGAAATTCAGTTTATCGCAGGTGAAGGTGTTGGTACTGTTACGCTTAAAGGTTTGGAACTTGCTATAGGAGAGCCTGCTATTAATCCTGTACCTAGAAAAATGATTACTAGTGCTATTCAAAAGTTATTGCACGATTATGATTTAGAATGTGGTGTATCGGTAACCGTATATGTTACGGATGGCAAAAAGTTAGCAAAACGTACACTTAATGAACGTGTAGGAATCATGAATGGTTTGTCTATTTTAGGTACAAGTGGTATCGTAAAACCCTACTCTTCCTCTTCATATATAGCAAGTATAGAACAAGGTATTGATGTTGCAATTGCTAATAACATTTCAGAGTTAGTTATTAATTCAGGCGCAAGAAGTGAAAAGTATTTATCTAATAAATTCAATCATTTACCTGAATATGCTTTTATCCATTACGGAAATTGGATTGGTGAAACACTCACTAAAATAAATAAATCTCCCATTAAAAAAGTTAGCATTGGTATTATGCTAGGAAAAGCTGTAAAACTAGCTGGAGGAGTTACAGATACGCATAGTTGTGTTTCCAGCTGGAATAAAGATTTTGTCGTTGATTTAGCTCTTCAAGTTGGTTTTTATGAAGCTGATAAAATCAAAGAATTAAACATGGCTGGGAGGTTAATTGAATTATTTGATTTTGAACAAAACTCTCCTTTCTTTCAATTATTACTAGAACATTGTTACCAACATACACATATAAAAATTAAACAGGTAGAGTTAAGTATTTACCTTATACATAAAAACGGAACCCTTATTAAACATATTAAAAAATGA
- a CDS encoding AAA family ATPase translates to MIKNQKHTNFPFSAIVGQDNFKLALILNLVDPLIGGVLAIGDKGTGKTTLIRSLTNLMGEQQNYPFINLPIGVSEDRLIGNIDLEQLINAKKEIINPGLMAKAHQGILYVDEVNLLQDYLTDILLDAAASGNYYLEREGVSHYFKSRFCLVGSMNPEEGNLRPQLKDRFGLSVLIKTPTDSKIRQQIIKQRFQFDDNPSQFINSYKEQNEKIATRISNAKIKLKSIKIEDAIIEYCSELAIKHQVEGLRADILLVKTARAFAAYQNISEITKEAVDTIADFVLNHRKSQTPPNQQNDSQKQENKSQEQSSENNPSKEENIHIRIPKNTFQKQKETTSNTIEQGVKARLNKEGTILESDTKKTVSQYLATDKFELKTKRKNNLLKQHHIFLIDSSGSMLKEQIIAYAKGAVNKIAENSKTQNTQFSIVSLFNGGAQLILSHTSILQELENTLTTLKTGGKTSLKAGFKQVKSICTDIDYNHNLHIITDGKLNTGDDLEATVLAFQTFCKGIKNTQVIDAEKGFVKIGEALEFSNRINANYEILITETL, encoded by the coding sequence ATGATAAAAAATCAAAAACATACTAATTTTCCTTTTTCAGCTATTGTTGGTCAAGATAATTTTAAACTAGCACTTATTTTAAATTTAGTTGACCCTCTTATTGGCGGAGTACTAGCTATTGGAGATAAAGGAACTGGAAAGACTACATTAATTCGTTCGTTAACCAATTTAATGGGAGAACAACAAAATTATCCTTTTATTAACTTACCTATTGGTGTTTCTGAAGACCGACTTATTGGAAACATCGATCTAGAGCAATTGATAAATGCTAAAAAGGAAATCATTAACCCTGGTTTAATGGCAAAAGCACACCAAGGAATTTTATATGTTGATGAGGTTAATTTATTACAAGATTACCTTACTGATATATTACTAGATGCTGCTGCTTCTGGTAATTATTATTTAGAAAGAGAAGGTGTATCACATTATTTTAAAAGTAGGTTTTGTTTAGTAGGCTCTATGAACCCAGAAGAAGGAAATCTAAGACCACAACTAAAAGATCGTTTTGGCTTGAGTGTTTTAATAAAAACACCAACCGACTCAAAAATACGTCAACAAATCATAAAGCAACGTTTTCAATTTGATGATAATCCTTCGCAATTTATTAATTCATACAAAGAGCAAAATGAAAAAATAGCTACGCGAATTAGCAATGCTAAAATAAAATTGAAATCTATAAAAATAGAAGATGCTATTATTGAGTATTGTAGTGAATTAGCGATCAAACATCAAGTAGAAGGGCTACGTGCTGATATTTTATTAGTAAAAACAGCTAGAGCTTTTGCTGCATATCAAAACATTTCTGAAATAACTAAAGAGGCTGTCGATACTATTGCTGATTTCGTATTAAATCATCGAAAATCACAAACGCCCCCTAATCAACAAAACGATTCTCAAAAACAAGAAAATAAATCTCAAGAACAATCTTCTGAAAACAATCCTTCAAAAGAAGAAAATATACATATTCGTATTCCTAAAAACACATTTCAAAAACAAAAAGAAACTACATCCAATACAATTGAGCAAGGAGTTAAAGCTCGTTTAAACAAGGAAGGTACTATACTAGAAAGCGATACAAAAAAAACGGTAAGTCAATATTTAGCAACTGATAAATTCGAATTGAAAACGAAACGAAAAAATAACCTTTTAAAGCAACATCATATCTTTTTAATAGATTCTAGTGGTTCAATGTTAAAGGAGCAAATCATAGCTTATGCTAAAGGAGCAGTCAATAAAATCGCTGAAAACTCGAAAACTCAGAACACACAGTTTTCTATTGTGTCTCTATTTAATGGAGGAGCTCAATTAATTTTAAGTCATACTAGCATTTTACAAGAATTAGAAAACACGTTAACAACACTTAAAACTGGAGGTAAAACAAGTTTAAAAGCCGGTTTTAAACAAGTTAAATCAATTTGTACTGACATAGATTACAACCACAATCTTCATATAATTACTGATGGTAAACTAAATACTGGAGACGATCTTGAAGCTACAGTATTGGCTTTTCAAACATTTTGTAAAGGAATAAAGAACACACAAGTAATAGATGCAGAAAAAGGATTTGTTAAAATTGGAGAAGCTTTAGAATTTTCAAATAGAATTAATGCAAACTATGAAATTTTAATTACTGAAACCTTATAA
- a CDS encoding cobyrinate a,c-diamide synthase, with protein MTKQFIISAPNSNAGKTTITLGLLRLIKRKNIEIQPFKVGPDYIDPKFHELACGKVGVNLDLFMMSQQDINNNLSHYGKKADINCIEGVMGLFDGAKKDSGSTAELAKKLKTPVILVVDAKAVAYSVAPLIQGFINFDTDVKIIGVIFNRVGSERHYRMLKEACDDINVNCFGYLANLKNIEIPSRHLGLNIQQIEKFDVIIDEIATELEKTLDWNAILEISKKVEPILTSTHKTVASKNITFAIAKDEAFNFIYPHNINAMKQLGEVIFFSPIHDSEIPKCDFIFLPGGYPESYLKELSSNTSMLKSIKTFAENNGQVYAECGGMMYLGKAIISEENKPFKMVNYFDFESTIANKKLHLGYRTTITNNHIFKGHEFHYSSLQNDNETTINATVLNARDSKTDTKIHKKNKVIGSYIHHYFGTPEILLQLINQLNNDI; from the coding sequence TTGACCAAACAATTCATCATATCAGCACCCAATAGTAACGCAGGAAAAACAACTATTACGTTAGGTTTATTACGTTTAATTAAACGTAAAAACATAGAAATACAACCTTTTAAAGTTGGTCCTGATTATATTGACCCAAAATTCCATGAATTAGCTTGTGGTAAAGTTGGTGTTAATTTAGATTTATTTATGATGTCTCAACAAGATATCAATAATAACTTATCTCATTACGGGAAAAAAGCTGATATTAACTGTATTGAAGGTGTAATGGGGTTATTTGATGGGGCTAAAAAGGATAGCGGTAGCACTGCCGAATTAGCAAAAAAACTCAAAACACCAGTAATACTTGTTGTAGACGCAAAAGCTGTTGCGTATTCTGTTGCTCCTCTCATTCAAGGTTTTATAAATTTTGATACCGATGTTAAAATAATTGGAGTTATTTTTAATCGTGTAGGTTCAGAAAGACATTATAGAATGCTAAAAGAAGCTTGTGATGACATCAATGTAAATTGCTTTGGTTATTTAGCTAATCTTAAAAATATTGAAATTCCATCAAGGCATTTAGGGTTAAATATTCAACAAATAGAAAAATTTGACGTTATTATTGATGAGATTGCTACCGAGCTAGAAAAAACACTAGACTGGAATGCTATTTTGGAAATTTCTAAAAAAGTGGAACCTATTCTTACTTCAACGCATAAAACAGTAGCTTCTAAAAATATAACATTTGCTATTGCTAAAGATGAAGCTTTCAATTTTATTTATCCCCATAATATAAATGCTATGAAACAATTGGGCGAAGTTATTTTTTTTAGCCCTATTCATGATTCTGAAATTCCAAAATGTGATTTTATATTTCTTCCAGGAGGCTACCCTGAATCTTACTTAAAAGAACTTTCTTCTAATACTTCGATGTTAAAAAGCATCAAAACATTCGCTGAGAATAATGGCCAAGTTTATGCAGAATGTGGTGGAATGATGTATTTAGGGAAAGCTATTATTTCTGAAGAAAACAAACCTTTTAAAATGGTTAATTATTTTGATTTTGAATCGACCATAGCAAATAAAAAATTGCATTTAGGCTATAGAACAACCATAACAAATAACCACATTTTTAAAGGACACGAGTTTCATTATTCTAGTTTACAAAACGATAATGAAACTACTATAAATGCAACAGTTTTGAACGCTAGAGATAGTAAAACTGATACTAAAATTCATAAAAAAAATAAAGTAATAGGTTCATACATACATCATTATTTTGGTACACCTGAAATACTATTACAATTAATTAACCAACTAAATAACGACATATGA
- a CDS encoding cob(I)yrinic acid a,c-diamide adenosyltransferase, translating into MKIYTRKGDKGSTGVFGGKREFKNSARIECIGTLDEVNSTIGLLRSKLGNDHEWQPNLHRIQKDMMNMMSHLARPSDSKKVNPNPEPKDGAEFCEQWLDEMEDSISSPSDYFLLPGGNEISALCHVCRTQVRRGERQLVTLMQEDPECVHDYIMSYVNRMSDLFFTMARAEMDKHGVAEEKWNLFLYKRKKKAVKK; encoded by the coding sequence ATGAAAATTTACACAAGAAAAGGAGACAAAGGAAGTACCGGCGTTTTTGGAGGAAAAAGAGAATTTAAAAACTCTGCTCGAATTGAATGTATTGGAACCTTGGATGAGGTAAATTCTACCATAGGTTTATTACGCTCTAAACTAGGAAATGACCATGAATGGCAACCAAATTTACATCGTATTCAAAAAGATATGATGAATATGATGTCGCATTTAGCACGCCCGTCAGATTCTAAAAAAGTAAATCCAAATCCTGAGCCTAAAGACGGTGCTGAATTTTGTGAACAATGGTTAGATGAAATGGAAGACAGTATCAGTTCTCCTTCTGACTATTTTTTACTACCTGGAGGAAATGAAATATCTGCACTTTGCCATGTTTGTAGAACGCAAGTAAGAAGAGGAGAACGACAATTGGTTACTTTAATGCAAGAAGATCCTGAATGTGTACATGATTATATTATGAGTTATGTAAACAGAATGTCTGATTTATTCTTTACCATGGCAAGAGCTGAAATGGACAAGCATGGTGTAGCTGAAGAAAAATGGAATCTTTTCTTATACAAAAGAAAGAAAAAAGCAGTTAAAAAATAG
- the cobW gene encoding cobalamin biosynthesis protein CobW yields MNKKIPITIVTGFLGVGKTTLVHNMLRNANGKRIAVLVNEFGEVDVDGQLIASSECGDDDCNLVQLPNGCICCTVQEEFLPSMLQLLERKEEIDHIVIETSGLSMPKPLVKAVNWPDLKPHITIDSVITVVDAVGIATGEICDRERVQAQRLADDSLDHETPIEELFLDQLSCADLVLVSKRDLVDDKKFEEITKIVTAKARPNTKIIPVENGTLDNSLLLGIEASAEDDVDNRHSIHEEHHKSGNHHHHNDDIKTILLEYSETAAIKALVNDLKALVEKHEIYRIKGFVNIPNKPMRMVLQGVGSRFDYYFERPWGANEERKTSIVVIGKNIELTEKNEVITHAHSHSHSHSHGHSH; encoded by the coding sequence ATGAATAAGAAAATACCAATTACCATCGTTACCGGATTTTTAGGTGTAGGAAAAACTACCTTAGTACATAACATGTTAAGAAATGCCAATGGAAAGCGTATTGCTGTGTTGGTTAATGAATTTGGAGAAGTAGATGTAGATGGGCAATTAATTGCATCCTCAGAATGTGGTGATGACGATTGTAATTTAGTACAACTACCAAACGGTTGCATTTGCTGTACTGTACAAGAAGAGTTTTTACCTTCTATGTTACAATTATTAGAACGTAAAGAAGAAATTGACCACATCGTTATTGAAACTTCAGGTTTATCAATGCCTAAACCTTTAGTAAAAGCTGTTAATTGGCCAGATTTAAAACCTCATATAACTATAGATTCAGTGATTACAGTAGTAGATGCTGTAGGAATTGCAACAGGTGAAATTTGTGACAGAGAACGTGTGCAAGCACAACGTTTAGCAGATGATTCTTTAGATCATGAAACACCTATTGAGGAGTTATTTTTAGATCAATTATCATGTGCTGATTTAGTTTTAGTAAGCAAAAGAGATTTAGTTGACGATAAAAAATTTGAAGAGATAACTAAAATAGTAACCGCTAAAGCAAGACCAAATACTAAAATTATACCTGTAGAAAATGGAACGTTAGATAATAGTTTATTGTTAGGTATTGAAGCTTCTGCTGAAGATGATGTAGATAATCGTCATTCTATTCACGAAGAGCATCATAAGTCAGGAAATCACCACCATCATAATGATGATATTAAAACTATTTTGTTAGAGTATTCTGAAACAGCAGCTATTAAAGCTTTAGTAAATGATTTAAAAGCATTGGTAGAAAAACATGAAATTTATAGAATTAAAGGTTTTGTTAACATTCCTAACAAACCTATGCGCATGGTTTTACAAGGTGTAGGTTCTCGTTTCGATTATTATTTTGAAAGACCTTGGGGAGCTAATGAAGAGCGTAAAACAAGTATCGTTGTTATTGGTAAAAATATAGAATTGACTGAAAAAAATGAAGTGATTACTCATGCTCATTCGCATAGTCATAGTCACAGTCACGGACATTCTCATTAA
- the cobN gene encoding cobaltochelatase subunit CobN: MHLISTIPGGWNPNDEGVFYIDQSPGDIVFLSSADSDLFMMNNAYKLVHNSVENAPSFRFANLSYFKQELTIDAYVDEVISSAKIVVLKLLGGKAYYNYLCEAVTDCCQENNIKLIFLPGDNKPDLELMQSSNIPLKNVDLIWKYIQSGGIENCQSALQLISNRISDVEIIPNAIKTIPDLFLYHPEEGIYTTLKPKSNQKQAIIFGYRSYYLSNNLAPIHSLINTLEIQGISAVVLMAAGYREHDIQQQIFDLLKQHHLKSLQIIINTTGFSVQGFHDTTQSLFAIFNVPVIQAIMGSCNHESWLEGDFGLPPTDIAMNIALPEVDGKIISKVISFKESIEKDTLTDSEVVSYVPHIEGCQFVAKMAKAWINLQNKNNSEKKIALVLPNYPNKNSRLANGVGLDTPQSTLQILAQLADENYELAANYPTTTNELINKLTDAVTNDVETINTLNERKTIRLEESVFYEYYNQLSPTLRNTVEAQWGQPNESPNYKEGAFLIPGFLSKNIFVSIQPSRGYNLDLQASYHSPDLPPPPAYLAYYIWLQHHFKADALVHIGKHGNLEWLPGKSVALSKETCFPAAILGPIPHFYPFIINDPGEGTQAKRRNQAIILDHLIPPMTRAENYGDLLKLELLIDEFYESALVDRKRATLIKSKIENLVNETHLKTDLNQDGKDIDALLEVIDGYLCELKESQIRGGLHILGKLPRQEKLVDLIVALHRLPQGNLKGITQCLSEDLQLNFDPINVTYSDIFKKEIFGISCRTFGQAVELLENKSKNIISQLICGNTIPKIGESTHELINYIKLHTLPVLQKTSNEIGNLIKGLNGQYVPAGGSGAPTRGRLDILPTGRNFYSVDVRTIPSETAYQLGQKSAQNIIDRYLQENGEYPTSIGLSVWGTSTMRTSGDDIAQALALIGVKPIWQGSNRRVKDFKVLSTLELKRPRIDVMLRISGFFRDAFPDIISLFNAAIEKVAELDETDEQNPIKKRVAAERKEWQNQGLDDKQANERALYRVFGSKPGAYGAGLQGLIDGKNWTTSDDLAQAYINWSGYAYFGKNNSGKSAHETFKKRLSSIEVVMQNQDNREHDILDSDDYYQFQGGMTAAVNTIKGSQPETYFGDHSRPDNPKVKSLKEELLKVFRSRVVNPKWMQGMREHGYKGAFEMAATMDYLFAYDATTNLIEDFMYEQITENYLFNDENKAFIEEHNPWALKDMSERMLEAVQRGMWENPSEEIVHELKEIYKKSDAITE; this comes from the coding sequence GTGCATTTAATTTCTACCATACCGGGCGGCTGGAATCCTAACGATGAAGGAGTATTTTACATTGATCAATCTCCTGGAGATATTGTTTTTTTATCTTCAGCAGATTCTGATTTATTTATGATGAATAATGCCTACAAATTAGTGCATAATTCTGTAGAAAATGCACCTTCATTTCGGTTTGCTAATCTTAGTTACTTTAAACAAGAATTAACTATAGATGCGTATGTTGATGAGGTAATTTCTTCCGCTAAAATTGTTGTACTTAAACTTTTAGGAGGAAAAGCCTATTATAATTATTTATGTGAAGCTGTAACTGATTGTTGTCAAGAAAATAACATCAAATTAATATTCTTACCTGGTGATAACAAACCTGATTTAGAGTTAATGCAATCTTCTAACATTCCGTTAAAAAATGTTGATTTAATTTGGAAATACATCCAGTCAGGTGGTATAGAAAATTGTCAATCCGCTTTACAATTAATTAGTAATAGAATTAGTGATGTAGAAATAATACCTAATGCTATTAAAACGATTCCTGATTTATTTTTATATCACCCTGAAGAAGGAATTTATACTACTTTAAAACCAAAAAGCAACCAAAAACAAGCCATTATTTTTGGGTACCGAAGCTACTATTTATCTAATAATTTAGCACCTATACACAGTCTTATTAATACATTAGAAATACAAGGCATTTCAGCTGTTGTTTTAATGGCTGCTGGCTATCGTGAACATGATATTCAGCAACAAATATTCGACTTACTAAAACAACATCATCTTAAAAGCCTTCAGATTATTATAAACACTACGGGGTTTAGTGTGCAAGGATTTCATGACACCACACAAAGTTTATTTGCTATTTTTAACGTTCCCGTAATTCAAGCCATTATGGGAAGTTGTAATCATGAAAGTTGGTTAGAAGGTGATTTCGGCTTGCCTCCTACTGATATTGCAATGAATATTGCCCTACCAGAAGTGGATGGTAAAATTATCTCTAAAGTTATTTCATTTAAAGAATCCATAGAAAAAGACACTTTAACAGATTCTGAAGTTGTTTCTTATGTACCACATATTGAAGGTTGCCAGTTTGTTGCTAAAATGGCAAAAGCTTGGATAAATCTTCAGAATAAAAATAATTCAGAAAAGAAAATCGCTTTAGTTTTACCAAATTATCCAAATAAAAATAGTCGTTTAGCAAATGGTGTTGGTTTAGATACTCCACAAAGTACCTTGCAAATATTAGCGCAATTAGCTGATGAAAATTACGAATTAGCTGCTAATTACCCCACAACAACTAACGAACTTATAAATAAATTAACCGATGCTGTTACCAATGATGTAGAGACTATAAATACTTTAAATGAGCGTAAAACAATTCGTTTAGAAGAAAGTGTTTTTTATGAATATTACAATCAATTATCTCCAACACTTCGAAATACTGTAGAAGCACAATGGGGACAACCAAATGAATCTCCTAATTACAAAGAAGGCGCTTTTTTAATTCCCGGGTTTTTATCTAAAAATATTTTTGTTAGTATTCAACCTAGTAGAGGTTATAATTTAGATTTACAAGCAAGTTATCATTCACCAGACTTACCTCCTCCTCCAGCTTATTTGGCGTATTACATTTGGTTACAACACCATTTTAAAGCAGATGCTTTAGTGCATATTGGTAAGCACGGAAACTTAGAGTGGCTTCCTGGAAAAAGCGTTGCCTTGAGTAAAGAAACGTGTTTTCCAGCTGCTATTTTAGGGCCGATTCCACATTTTTATCCTTTTATAATTAATGATCCAGGAGAAGGAACACAGGCTAAAAGAAGAAATCAAGCAATTATATTAGATCATTTAATTCCGCCAATGACACGAGCTGAGAATTATGGTGATTTACTAAAGTTAGAGCTTTTAATTGATGAGTTTTACGAATCGGCTTTAGTTGATAGAAAACGTGCTACTCTAATAAAATCTAAAATTGAAAACCTTGTAAATGAAACCCATCTTAAAACAGATTTAAATCAAGATGGAAAAGATATTGACGCTTTATTAGAAGTAATTGACGGTTATTTATGTGAATTAAAAGAGTCACAAATTAGAGGAGGGCTACATATTTTAGGAAAATTACCCCGACAAGAAAAACTAGTCGATTTAATTGTTGCCTTACATCGATTACCTCAAGGAAATTTAAAAGGAATAACACAATGTTTATCTGAAGATTTACAACTTAATTTCGACCCAATTAACGTTACCTATTCTGATATATTTAAAAAAGAGATTTTTGGTATTTCTTGTAGAACCTTCGGGCAAGCTGTTGAACTTTTAGAAAATAAATCTAAAAACATCATTAGTCAATTAATATGTGGAAATACCATTCCTAAAATTGGAGAATCTACTCATGAATTGATTAATTATATAAAATTACATACTCTACCAGTATTACAGAAAACAAGTAATGAAATTGGAAATTTAATTAAAGGGTTAAATGGACAGTATGTTCCTGCAGGTGGCTCTGGTGCGCCAACCAGAGGTAGATTAGACATTTTACCTACTGGAAGAAATTTTTATTCAGTTGATGTACGTACTATTCCTTCTGAAACCGCGTATCAATTAGGTCAAAAAAGTGCTCAGAATATTATTGATCGTTACTTACAAGAAAATGGAGAATATCCTACTTCTATTGGGTTATCTGTTTGGGGTACCTCAACAATGCGAACTAGTGGAGATGATATTGCACAAGCACTAGCTTTGATAGGAGTTAAACCTATTTGGCAAGGAAGTAACCGACGGGTTAAAGACTTCAAAGTGCTTTCAACTCTAGAACTTAAAAGACCAAGAATAGATGTAATGTTACGTATTTCTGGTTTTTTTAGAGATGCTTTTCCTGATATAATTTCCCTATTTAATGCTGCTATTGAAAAAGTGGCAGAATTAGATGAAACTGATGAACAAAACCCTATAAAAAAACGTGTAGCTGCTGAAAGGAAAGAATGGCAGAACCAAGGGTTAGATGACAAGCAAGCCAATGAACGAGCTTTATACCGTGTGTTTGGTTCAAAACCTGGTGCATATGGCGCTGGATTACAAGGCTTAATTGATGGAAAAAACTGGACGACTTCAGATGATTTAGCGCAGGCTTATATCAATTGGAGTGGTTATGCTTACTTTGGTAAAAACAACAGTGGTAAGTCTGCACATGAAACCTTTAAAAAACGATTATCCTCTATTGAAGTGGTTATGCAGAATCAAGACAATAGAGAACATGATATTTTAGACTCTGATGATTATTATCAATTTCAAGGAGGAATGACAGCTGCTGTTAACACCATAAAAGGATCCCAACCTGAAACTTATTTTGGAGATCATTCCCGACCTGATAATCCGAAGGTAAAATCTTTGAAAGAAGAATTATTAAAAGTCTTTAGATCTCGAGTAGTCAATCCAAAATGGATGCAAGGTATGCGAGAACATGGCTATAAAGGTGCTTTTGAAATGGCAGCTACTATGGATTATCTTTTTGCTTATGATGCTACTACCAATTTAATAGAAGATTTTATGTATGAACAAATTACTGAAAATTATTTGTTTAATGATGAAAATAAAGCTTTTATAGAAGAACATAATCCTTGGGCTTTAAAAGATATGTCTGAACGAATGTTAGAAGCTGTTCAAAGAGGAATGTGGGAAAATCCTTCAGAAGAAATCGTACATGAATTAAAGGAAATTTATAAAAAATCAGATGCTATCACTGAATAA